In a single window of the Drosophila albomicans strain 15112-1751.03 chromosome 3, ASM965048v2, whole genome shotgun sequence genome:
- the LOC117572337 gene encoding serine/threonine-protein kinase N isoform X11 produces MALTMNMVFLKDLRSRLKGYLHGEYIKHPVLYELSHKYGFTENLPESCMSIRLEEIKEAIRREIRKELKIKEGAEKLREVAKDRRSLSDVAVLVKKSKSKLAELKSELQELESQILLTSANTAVNSNGQEAIAFSGIDGSGAAQFGGLGGNNAMAAGAGGAPATPNDKVLASLEKQLQIEMKVKTGAENMIQSLGIGCDKKLLAEAHQMLDDSKAKIEFLRLRIIKVKQNREQADRMKAARQQNEEHGGGGILGTGSGLTQLQSLETTLEERIEELRHRLRIEAAVVDGAKNVIRTLQTANRAPDKKALQEAHGRLSESSRKLDLLRYSLELRRQELPSDSPTAQLLKQELQIVQQSTSPAPVHYTSLQSGPGGLLGGKSYQSVSSLGRCASVTGKLEVRLMGCQDLLEDVPGRSRRDKDNNSSPGDLRSFVKGVTSRSSSKSYSVKDETSFEIMAAIKLDNITVGQTSWKPCSQQAWDQRFSIDLDRSRELEIGVYWRDWRSLCAVKVLRLEEFIDDVRHGMALQLEPQGLLFAEIKFLNPMISQKPKLRRQRMIFNRQQAKNIPRAKQMNINVATWGRLLKRNPPSHGHLTSAGSTVSVGRASPPLASNNASRDSESPISRTPSSDALAIEPEPYSPGEQAQNMEFDPDAGLHEHVETPGEYPDPAASGLSGMRPLSMHMQGISVLPPETPPPAAANNASNAGRPNTLSLQMPGKTPPTRTAAPTTAPPPPPVLKSVTPVLDQEVIPQMGKLYLGTQQQQQQQQQQLAYVQSSPIIQEPPTPTIYGNSSTSAPQFPQPAQRQDKQQQQQQQQPIYANQYELNVAKAAAGASTSGSSSGGRRNVARGLQYREPAGYEALRAGGQPPNAGMLSMENFRLLSVLGRGHFGKVILSQLRSNNQYYAIKALKKGDIIARDEVESLLSEKRIFEVANAMRHPFLVNLYSCFQTEQHVCFVMEYAAGGDLMMHIHTDVFLEPRAVFYAACVVLGLQYLHENKIIYRDLKLDNLLLDTDGYVKIADFGLCKEGMGFGDRTGTFCGTPEFLAPEVLTETSYTRAVDWWGLGVLIFEMLVGESPFPGDDEEEVFDSIVNDEVRYPRFLSLEAIAVMRRLLRKNPERRLGSSERDAEDVKKQAFFRSIVWDDLLLRKVKPPFVPTINHLEDVSNFDEEFTSEKAQLTPPKEPRHLSDDEQLLFQDFSYTAEWC; encoded by the exons GGCGAATACATAAAGCATCCCGTTCTGTACGAGCTTAGTCATAAGTATGGCTTCACAGAGAATCTGCCCGAGAGCTGTATGTCCATACGGCTGGAGGAGATCAAAGAGGCCATCAGACGCGAGATACGCAAGGAGCTGAAGATCAAGGAGGGCGCCGAGAAGCTGCGCGAAGTCGCCAAGGATCGTCGCTCGCTCAGCGATGTCGCCGTGCTCGTGaagaagagcaaaagcaaattggCCGAACTAAAGTCCGAGCTGCAGGAGCTCGAAAGTCAAATACTGCTAACCTCTGCCAACACGGCGGTCAATAGCAATGGTCAAG AAGCAATCGCATTTAGTGGCATTGATGGCAGCGGTGCTGCACAGTTTGGCGGTTTGGGTGGCAACAATGCGATGGCCGCAGGTGCAGGCGGTGCACCGGCAACGCCCAATGACAAAGTGCTGGCCTCGCTGGAGAAGCAGCTGCAGATCGAGATGAAGGTGAAAACGGGCGCCGAGAATATGATTCAATCGCTGGGCATCGGATGCGACAAGAAGCTGCTGGCGGAGGCGCATCAAATGCTCGACGATTCAAAGGCCAAGATTGAGTTTCTACGCTTGCGCATCATCAAAGTCAAACAGAATCGCGAGCAGGCGGATCGCATGAAAGCCGCGCGCCAGCAAAACGAAGAGCATGGCGGTGGCGGAATTCTTGGCACTGGCAGCGGATTAACGCAACTGCAGAGCCTGGAGACGACGCTGGAGGAGCGCATCGAGGAGCTGCGTCATCGTTTGCGCATCGAGGCCGCCGTCGTCGATGGAGCCAAGAATGTCATACGCACGTTGCAGACGGCGAATCGTGCGCCAGACAAGAAGGCATTGCAAGAG GCACATGGCCGTCTGTCGGAGTCGTCGCGTAAACTTGATCTCTTGCGGTACTCCCTGGAGCTGCGACGCCAGGAGTTGCCCAGCGACTCGCCCACCGCTCAGCTGCTCAAGCAGGAGCTGCAGATTGTCCAGCAATCGACGTCGCCGGCGCCCGTGCACTACACATCGCTGCAATCGGGTCCCGGGGGATTGTTGGGCGGCAAGTCGTATCAATCAGTATCGTCGTTGGGCCGTTGTGCCAGCGTCACGGGCAAACTGGAGGTCCGTCTGATGGGCTGTCAGGATCTGTTGGAGGATGTGCCCGGACGTTCGCGACGCGACAAGGACAACAACTCAAGTCCGGGGGATCTGCGCAGCTTTGTCAAGGGCGTCACGTCGCGCAGCAGCTCCAAGAGCTACTCGGTGAAGGACGAGACCTCGTTCGAGATCATGGCGGCCATCAAGCTGGACAACATCACGGTAGGACAGACGTCGTGGAAGCCCTGCTCGCAGCAGGCTTGGGATCAGCGTTTCTCCATCGATCTAGACCGCTCCAGGGAGCTTGAGATTGGCGTTTATTGGAGGGATTGGCGTTCGCTGTGCGCTGTGAAGGTGTTGCGCTTGGAGGAGTTCATTGACGATGTGCGCCATGGCATGGCACTGCAGCTGGAGCCGCAGGGTCTGCTCTTTGCCGAGATCAAGTTTCTCAATCCAATGATCTCGCAGAAACCGAAACTGCGCCGTCAACGCATGATCTTCAATCGCCAGCAGGCCAAGAACATACCGCGTGCCAAGCAAATGAACATCAATGTGGCCACCTGGGGCCGATTGCTCAAGCGCAATCCACCGAGTCACGGACACCTCACCTCCGCTGGCTCTACCGTCTCGGTGGGTCGTGCCTCGCCTCCGTTGGCCAGCAACAACGCGTCACGCGACTCCGAGTCTCCGATTTCACGCACGCCTTCCTCCGATGCCCTTGCCATCGAACCCGAACCGTATTCACCCGGCGAACAGGCCCAGAACATGGAGTTCGACCCGGATGCAGGACTGCACGAGCACGTGGAGACCCCAGGCGAGTATCCAGATCCCGCTGCCAGCGGCTTGAGCGGCATGCGTCCACTGTCCATGCATATGCAGGGCATCAGTGTGTTGCCCCCGGAGACGCCGCCGCCAGCGGCTGCCAACAATGCCTCGAATGCGGGCAGACCAAATACGCTCAGCCTGCAGATGCCTGGCAAGACGCCGCCCACCCGCACTGCCGCGCCCACTACcgcaccgccaccgccgcccgTGCTCAAGTCTGTGACGCCTGTGTTGGATCAAGAG GTTATACCACAGATGGGTAAGCTCTATTTGggcacacaacagcagcaacaacaacaacagcagcaattggcCTATGTGCAGTCATCGCCCATAATACAGGAGCCACCCACGCCAACAATCTATGGCAACAGTTCGACGAGTGCTCCGCAATTCCCGCAGCCAGCGCAGCGTCAggacaaacagcagcaacaacaacaacagcaacccaTCTATGCCAATCAATACGAGTTGAATGTGGCCAAGGCCGCAGCTGGCGCCTCAaccagcggcagcagcagcggcggacGTCGCAATGTGGCACGTGGTCTGCAGTATCGTGAACCAGCTGGCTACGAGGCGTTGCGTGCCGGCGGCCAGCCACCGAATGCTGGCATGTTGTCGATGGAGAACTTCCGGCTGCTGAGCGTGCTGGGACGCGGACACTTTGGCAAGGTGATATTGTCGCAGCTGCGCAGCAACAATCAGTACTATGCCATCAAGGCGCTGAAGAAGGGCGACATCATCGCTAGAGACGAGGTCGAGTCGCTGCTCAGCGAGAAGCGCATCTTCGAGGTGGCCAACGCCATGCGCCATCCGTTCTTAGTCAATTTGTATTCGTGTTTCCAAACCGAG CAACATGTGTGCTTTGTGATGGAATACGCCGCCGGCGGTGATCTGATGATGCACATCCACACGGACGTCTTCTTGGAGCCGCGTGCTGTGTTCTACGCAGCTTGCGTGGTGCTGGGACTTCAGTATTTGCATGAGAATAAGATCATCTATCGTGATCTGAAGCTGGATAACTTGCTGCTCGATACGGATGGCTATGTGAAGATTGCCGACTTTGGTTTGTGCAAGGAGGGAATGGGCTTTGGGGATCGCACTGGCACCTTCTGTGGCACACCCGAGTTCCTTGCACCTGAGGTGCTAACGGAAACATCGTACACACGTGCTGTGGACTGGTGGGGATTGGGTGTACTCATCTTTGAGATGCTGGTGGGAGAG TCACCATTCCCGGGCGACGATGAGGAGGAAGTCTTTGACTCGATTGTTAACGATGAGGTGCGCTATCCGCGCTTCCTCTCACTGGAGGCCATTGCCGTGATGCGTCGG CTGCTGCGCAAGAATCCAGAGCGGCGACTGGGCTCATCGGAGCGTGATGCGGAGGATGTCAAGAAGCAGGCGTTCTTCCGCTCCATCGTTTGGGATGATTTGCTGCTGCGCAAGGTGAAGCCACCATTTGTACCCACCATT AACCATTTGGAGGATGTCTCGAACTTTGATGAGGAATTCACGTCGGAGAAGGCGCAACTGACGCCGCCAAAGGAGCCGCGACACTTGTCCGATGACGAGCAGCTGCTCTTCCAGGACTTTTCATATACGGCCGAATGGTGTTAA
- the LOC117572337 gene encoding serine/threonine-protein kinase N isoform X4, producing MALTMNMVFLKDLRSRLKGYLHGEYIKHPVLYELSHKYGFTENLPESCMSIRLEEIKEAIRREIRKELKIKEGAEKLREVAKDRRSLSDVAVLVKKSKSKLAELKSELQELESQILLTSANTAVNSNGQEAIAFSGIDGSGAAQFGGLGGNNAMAAGAGGAPATPNDKVLASLEKQLQIEMKVKTGAENMIQSLGIGCDKKLLAEAHQMLDDSKAKIEFLRLRIIKVKQNREQADRMKAARQQNEEHGGGGILGTGSGLTQLQSLETTLEERIEELRHRLRIEAAVVDGAKNVIRTLQTANRAPDKKALQEAHGRLSESSRKLDLLRYSLELRRQELPSDSPTAQLLKQELQIVQQSTSPAPVHYTSLQSGPGGLLGGKSYQSVSSLGRCASVTGKLEVRLMGCQDLLEDVPGRSRRDKDNNSSPGDLRSFVKGVTSRSSSKSYSVKDETSFEIMAAIKLDNITVGQTSWKPCSQQAWDQRFSIDLDRSRELEIGVYWRDWRSLCAVKVLRLEEFIDDVRHGMALQLEPQGLLFAEIKFLNPMISQKPKLRRQRMIFNRQQAKNIPRAKQMNINVATWGRLLKRNPPSHGHLTSAGSTVSVGRASPPLASNNASRDSESPISRTPSSDALAIEPEPYSPGEQAQNMEFDPDAGLHEHVETPGEYPDPAASGLSGMRPLSMHMQGISVLPPETPPPAAANNASNAGRPNTLSLQMPGKTPPTRTAAPTTAPPPPPVLKSVTPVLDQELQDALHEFDFLAELESYPNTLRRPLRPPTEQPQLELLEQQQQLERMAEAVMPLQESPPVLAEPLTSILPLANRHTHQPHHHNQQQHHNSSSHSNSNQFHKDRSQSASELSLPISNQFQFQQQPTMHHHQINASLVPNLLSKESPSAVEQQLHRPVLTLPPVVLLSGGRRADDEEPIPASPLVEYPEDDDEYLYNGGLQSSHSSSAGDRFCVEAKINLVHITIEPLEASPTTSFIIDDSLAETVAIESVLIESVESVQPIDEVIPQMGKLYLGTQQQQQQQQQQLAYVQSSPIIQEPPTPTIYGNSSTSAPQFPQPAQRQDKQQQQQQQQPIYANQYELNVAKAAAGASTSGSSSGGRRNVARGLQYREPAGYEALRAGGQPPNAGMLSMENFRLLSVLGRGHFGKVILSQLRSNNQYYAIKALKKGDIIARDEVESLLSEKRIFEVANAMRHPFLVNLYSCFQTEQHVCFVMEYAAGGDLMMHIHTDVFLEPRAVFYAACVVLGLQYLHENKIIYRDLKLDNLLLDTDGYVKIADFGLCKEGMGFGDRTGTFCGTPEFLAPEVLTETSYTRAVDWWGLGVLIFEMLVGESPFPGDDEEEVFDSIVNDEVRYPRFLSLEAIAVMRRLLRKNPERRLGSSERDAEDVKKQAFFRSIVWDDLLLRKVKPPFVPTINHLEDVSNFDEEFTSEKAQLTPPKEPRHLSDDEQLLFQDFSYTAEWC from the exons GGCGAATACATAAAGCATCCCGTTCTGTACGAGCTTAGTCATAAGTATGGCTTCACAGAGAATCTGCCCGAGAGCTGTATGTCCATACGGCTGGAGGAGATCAAAGAGGCCATCAGACGCGAGATACGCAAGGAGCTGAAGATCAAGGAGGGCGCCGAGAAGCTGCGCGAAGTCGCCAAGGATCGTCGCTCGCTCAGCGATGTCGCCGTGCTCGTGaagaagagcaaaagcaaattggCCGAACTAAAGTCCGAGCTGCAGGAGCTCGAAAGTCAAATACTGCTAACCTCTGCCAACACGGCGGTCAATAGCAATGGTCAAG AAGCAATCGCATTTAGTGGCATTGATGGCAGCGGTGCTGCACAGTTTGGCGGTTTGGGTGGCAACAATGCGATGGCCGCAGGTGCAGGCGGTGCACCGGCAACGCCCAATGACAAAGTGCTGGCCTCGCTGGAGAAGCAGCTGCAGATCGAGATGAAGGTGAAAACGGGCGCCGAGAATATGATTCAATCGCTGGGCATCGGATGCGACAAGAAGCTGCTGGCGGAGGCGCATCAAATGCTCGACGATTCAAAGGCCAAGATTGAGTTTCTACGCTTGCGCATCATCAAAGTCAAACAGAATCGCGAGCAGGCGGATCGCATGAAAGCCGCGCGCCAGCAAAACGAAGAGCATGGCGGTGGCGGAATTCTTGGCACTGGCAGCGGATTAACGCAACTGCAGAGCCTGGAGACGACGCTGGAGGAGCGCATCGAGGAGCTGCGTCATCGTTTGCGCATCGAGGCCGCCGTCGTCGATGGAGCCAAGAATGTCATACGCACGTTGCAGACGGCGAATCGTGCGCCAGACAAGAAGGCATTGCAAGAG GCACATGGCCGTCTGTCGGAGTCGTCGCGTAAACTTGATCTCTTGCGGTACTCCCTGGAGCTGCGACGCCAGGAGTTGCCCAGCGACTCGCCCACCGCTCAGCTGCTCAAGCAGGAGCTGCAGATTGTCCAGCAATCGACGTCGCCGGCGCCCGTGCACTACACATCGCTGCAATCGGGTCCCGGGGGATTGTTGGGCGGCAAGTCGTATCAATCAGTATCGTCGTTGGGCCGTTGTGCCAGCGTCACGGGCAAACTGGAGGTCCGTCTGATGGGCTGTCAGGATCTGTTGGAGGATGTGCCCGGACGTTCGCGACGCGACAAGGACAACAACTCAAGTCCGGGGGATCTGCGCAGCTTTGTCAAGGGCGTCACGTCGCGCAGCAGCTCCAAGAGCTACTCGGTGAAGGACGAGACCTCGTTCGAGATCATGGCGGCCATCAAGCTGGACAACATCACGGTAGGACAGACGTCGTGGAAGCCCTGCTCGCAGCAGGCTTGGGATCAGCGTTTCTCCATCGATCTAGACCGCTCCAGGGAGCTTGAGATTGGCGTTTATTGGAGGGATTGGCGTTCGCTGTGCGCTGTGAAGGTGTTGCGCTTGGAGGAGTTCATTGACGATGTGCGCCATGGCATGGCACTGCAGCTGGAGCCGCAGGGTCTGCTCTTTGCCGAGATCAAGTTTCTCAATCCAATGATCTCGCAGAAACCGAAACTGCGCCGTCAACGCATGATCTTCAATCGCCAGCAGGCCAAGAACATACCGCGTGCCAAGCAAATGAACATCAATGTGGCCACCTGGGGCCGATTGCTCAAGCGCAATCCACCGAGTCACGGACACCTCACCTCCGCTGGCTCTACCGTCTCGGTGGGTCGTGCCTCGCCTCCGTTGGCCAGCAACAACGCGTCACGCGACTCCGAGTCTCCGATTTCACGCACGCCTTCCTCCGATGCCCTTGCCATCGAACCCGAACCGTATTCACCCGGCGAACAGGCCCAGAACATGGAGTTCGACCCGGATGCAGGACTGCACGAGCACGTGGAGACCCCAGGCGAGTATCCAGATCCCGCTGCCAGCGGCTTGAGCGGCATGCGTCCACTGTCCATGCATATGCAGGGCATCAGTGTGTTGCCCCCGGAGACGCCGCCGCCAGCGGCTGCCAACAATGCCTCGAATGCGGGCAGACCAAATACGCTCAGCCTGCAGATGCCTGGCAAGACGCCGCCCACCCGCACTGCCGCGCCCACTACcgcaccgccaccgccgcccgTGCTCAAGTCTGTGACGCCTGTGTTGGATCAAGAG TTGCAGGATGCGTTGCACGAATTTGACTTCCTCGCCGAGCTGGAGTCGTATCCCAACACCCTGCGTCGCCCGCTGCGACCACCAACGGAGCAGCCACAGCTCGAGTTgttggagcaacagcaacaattggaGCGCATGGCTGAAGCTGTTATGCCCCTGCAAGAGTCGCCACCCGTGCTCGCTGAACCACTAACCAGCATTCTGCCGCTCGCCAATCGCCACACTCACCAACCACACCaccacaaccaacaacaacaccacaacagcagcagccacagcaacagcaaccagttCCACAAAGATCGCAGTCAAAGCGCTAGCGAGCTCTCCTTACCAATAAGCAACCAATTTCAGTTccagcagcaaccaacaatGCATCATCACCAAATCAATGCTTCCCTGGTGCCCAACCTCTTGTCCAAGGAGTCGCCATCGGCGGTGGAGCAGCAACTGCATCGTCCAGTGCTGACACTGCCGCCGGTGGTGCTCCTGAGTGGCGGACGTCGTGCGGACGACGAGGAGCCAATTCCCGCATCCCCGTTGGTTGAGTATCCCGAGGACGATGATGAGTATTTGTACAATGGGGGGCTGCAGTCCAGCCACAGTTCCAGTGCCGGCGATCGTTTCTGTGTGGAG GCAAAGATCAATCTTGTACATATTACCATTGAACCCCTTGAGGCGTCTCCCACAACGAGCTTCATCATTGACGATTCCCTCGCGGAGACGGTGGCCATTGAAAGTGTTTTAATAGAATCGGTTGAGTCAGTGCAGCCCATCGATGAG GTTATACCACAGATGGGTAAGCTCTATTTGggcacacaacagcagcaacaacaacaacagcagcaattggcCTATGTGCAGTCATCGCCCATAATACAGGAGCCACCCACGCCAACAATCTATGGCAACAGTTCGACGAGTGCTCCGCAATTCCCGCAGCCAGCGCAGCGTCAggacaaacagcagcaacaacaacaacagcaacccaTCTATGCCAATCAATACGAGTTGAATGTGGCCAAGGCCGCAGCTGGCGCCTCAaccagcggcagcagcagcggcggacGTCGCAATGTGGCACGTGGTCTGCAGTATCGTGAACCAGCTGGCTACGAGGCGTTGCGTGCCGGCGGCCAGCCACCGAATGCTGGCATGTTGTCGATGGAGAACTTCCGGCTGCTGAGCGTGCTGGGACGCGGACACTTTGGCAAGGTGATATTGTCGCAGCTGCGCAGCAACAATCAGTACTATGCCATCAAGGCGCTGAAGAAGGGCGACATCATCGCTAGAGACGAGGTCGAGTCGCTGCTCAGCGAGAAGCGCATCTTCGAGGTGGCCAACGCCATGCGCCATCCGTTCTTAGTCAATTTGTATTCGTGTTTCCAAACCGAG CAACATGTGTGCTTTGTGATGGAATACGCCGCCGGCGGTGATCTGATGATGCACATCCACACGGACGTCTTCTTGGAGCCGCGTGCTGTGTTCTACGCAGCTTGCGTGGTGCTGGGACTTCAGTATTTGCATGAGAATAAGATCATCTATCGTGATCTGAAGCTGGATAACTTGCTGCTCGATACGGATGGCTATGTGAAGATTGCCGACTTTGGTTTGTGCAAGGAGGGAATGGGCTTTGGGGATCGCACTGGCACCTTCTGTGGCACACCCGAGTTCCTTGCACCTGAGGTGCTAACGGAAACATCGTACACACGTGCTGTGGACTGGTGGGGATTGGGTGTACTCATCTTTGAGATGCTGGTGGGAGAG TCACCATTCCCGGGCGACGATGAGGAGGAAGTCTTTGACTCGATTGTTAACGATGAGGTGCGCTATCCGCGCTTCCTCTCACTGGAGGCCATTGCCGTGATGCGTCGG CTGCTGCGCAAGAATCCAGAGCGGCGACTGGGCTCATCGGAGCGTGATGCGGAGGATGTCAAGAAGCAGGCGTTCTTCCGCTCCATCGTTTGGGATGATTTGCTGCTGCGCAAGGTGAAGCCACCATTTGTACCCACCATT AACCATTTGGAGGATGTCTCGAACTTTGATGAGGAATTCACGTCGGAGAAGGCGCAACTGACGCCGCCAAAGGAGCCGCGACACTTGTCCGATGACGAGCAGCTGCTCTTCCAGGACTTTTCATATACGGCCGAATGGTGTTAA